From the genome of Pungitius pungitius chromosome 21, fPunPun2.1, whole genome shotgun sequence, one region includes:
- the kcnj16a gene encoding inward rectifier potassium channel 16: MHKMHKQFIAVSPTDNFPVSADNGPHPKKYRYVRKEGSCNVVFRHVPEEWLLFVTDIFTTLVEIRWRVMFLIFALSYILSWLFFGILYWVIALAHGDTRNVMSEPCMYEVRSFTAAFLFSLETQTTIGYGYRGMSENCMIAIIIVTIQDVISCFIDTFVIGIVVAKMASARKRAQTVGFSNCAVINLRDTYLCLSWRVGDFRRHHLVEGTARAQIVHSTVHATGKMDVTYKDLVIQQSDIILVTPTTVFHRIETGSPLYNMSLVDLRKADFELVVSFTYTDDSSGMLHQSRTSYTPAEILWGHLFQEMIRVSRRHYRVDYTLFNHTAKVLVPEVSAEEYEHKKQWRPSPRHTPRPSPRSSPRPSPRSSRRNSPTSSTCHSPKSQQRSHNEMLLKPPLVTVELVNDSFPEPPDLTSSGDPQHQDRLTLPNDLTDLVM; this comes from the coding sequence ATGCACAAGATGCATAAACAATTCATAGCAGTGAGCCCCACCGACAACTTCCCTGTGAGCGCCGACAATGGACCTCATCCCAAGAAATACCGCTACGTGCGCAAAGAGGGCAGCTGTAACGTGGTGTTTCGCCACGTTCCTGAGGAGTGGCTGCTGTTTGTGACGGACATCTTCACCACCTTGGTGGAGATCCGGTGGAGGGTGATGTTCCTTATCTTCGCCCTGTCTTACATCCTGTCTTGGCTTTTCTTCGGCATCCTGTACTGGGTGATAGCGCTTGCTCACGGTGACACCAGGAACGTCATGAGTGAGCCCTGCATGTACGAGGTGCGCAGCTTCACGGCCGCTTTCCTCTTCTCGCTGGAGACCCAGACGACCATCGGCTACGGTTACAGAGGGATGTCCGAGAACTGCATGATCGCCATCATCATCGTCACCATACAAGACGTCATCAGCTGCTTCATTGACACCTTCGTCATCGGCATTGTCGTCGCCAAAATGGCCTCGGCCCGGAAGAGGGCGCAGACGGTAGGCTTCAGCAACTGCGCCGTTATCAATCTTCGCGATACCTACCTGTGTCTTTCCTGGAGGGTCGGGGACTTCCGCAGGCACCACCTGGTTGAGGGGACGGCCCGCGCCCAGATCGTCCACTCCACAGTGCACGCAACGGGGAAAATGGACGTGACCTACAAAGACCTGGTGATCCAGCAGAGCGACATCATCCTGGTCACGCCTACCACCGTGTTCCACAGGATCGAGACCGGCAGCCCACTGTACAACATGAGCTTGGTGGATCTGCGGAAAGCGGACTTCGAGCTGGTGGTGTCCTTCACCTACACGGACGACTCCTCTGGTATGCTGCATCAGTCCCGCACTTCGTACACCCCGGCCGAGATCCTCTGGGGTCATCTGTTCCAGGAAATGATTAGGGTGAGCAGGAGGCACTACAGGGTGGACTACACCTTGTTCAATCACACCGCCAAGGTGCTGGTGCCAGAGGTCAGCGCCGAGGAGTACGAGCACAAGAAGCAGTGGCGGCCCTCTCCTCGGCATACACCGCGACCTTCGCCCAGATCTTCACCGCGACCTTCACCCAGATCTTCCCGGCGGAATTCACCCACATCTTCTACATGCCACTCTCCAAAGTCACAACAGCGGAGCCATAATGAAATGCTCTTGAAACCCCCGTTGGTAACTGTGGAACTTGTGAACGACAGTTTCCCTGAACCCCCTGACTTGACCTCCTCGGGAGACCCTCAACATCAAGACAGGTTGACTCTTCCAAATGACCTCACGGATCTAGTAATGTAA